A part of Anolis sagrei isolate rAnoSag1 chromosome 3, rAnoSag1.mat, whole genome shotgun sequence genomic DNA contains:
- the LOC132770342 gene encoding zinc finger protein 665-like, whose protein sequence is MKKTSSPGADLTDLTLGKKKGKKKTEVSILQLKIHTTVNMQEKPYKCLECGKSFKNHQGLQSHQWTHTGEKPYKCLECGKSFTWRNHLQSHRRTHTGEKPYKCLECGKSFIQSGELSSHQQTHTGEKPYECLECGKSFSHNRNLQSHRRTHTGEKPYKCLECGKSFKHNQSLQPHRRTHTGEKPYTCLECGKSFKHSRSLQSHRRTHTGEKPYTCLECGKSFKHHRSLQSHRWTHTGEKPYTCLECGRSFTRREHLQQHERTHTGEKPYKCLECGKSFIGSGELSSHQRTHTGEKPYECLECGKSFTWRNSLQRHERIHTGEKPYKCLECGKSFTDSGSLHNHQRTHTGEKPYKCLECGKSFAKREGLRSHHRTHTGEKPYKCLECGKNFTKSGNLHSHQRTHTGWKSYKCLECGKCFSWECSLQRHERIHTGEKPYKCLECGKSFSESGKLHNHHRTHTGEKPYKCLECGKNFTQSGHLHSHQKTHTGEKPYKCLECGKSFSWEHSLQ, encoded by the coding sequence ATGAAAAAGACATCCTCTCCAGGTGCTGATCTTACTGATCTGACtttggggaaaaagaaagggaaaaagaagacagAAGTGTCCATATTGCAGTTAAAAATACATACCACTGTCAACATgcaggagaaaccctataaatgcctggagtgtggaaagagcttcaaaaACCATCAAGGTCTGCAGTCACATCAatggactcacactggggagaaaccctataaatgcctggagtgtggaaagagcttcacttggAGGAACCACCTGCAGTCACAtcgaaggactcacactggggagaaaccgtataaatgcctggagtgtggaaagagcttcattcagAGTGGAGAACTAAGTTCACATCAAcaaactcacactggagagaaaccctatgaatgcctggagtgtggaaagagtttcagccACAATCGAAATCTGCAGTCACAtcgaaggactcacactggggagaaaccctataaatgcctggagtgtgggaagagcttcaaaCACAATCAAAGTCTGCAGCCACAtcgaaggactcacactggggagaaaccctatacatgtctagagtgtggaaagagcttcaaacACAGTCGAAGTCTGCAGTCACAtcgaaggactcacactggggagaaaccctatacatgcctagagtgtggaaagagcttcaaacACCATCGAAGTTTGCAGTCACATCGatggactcacactggggagaaaccctatacatgcctggaatgtggccGGAGCTTCACTCGGAGGGAACACCTGCAgcaacatgaaaggactcacactggggagaaaccgtataaatgcctggagtgtggaaagagcttcattggCAGTGGAGAACTAAGTTCACATCAAcgaactcacactggagagaaaccctatgaatgcctggaatgtggaaagagtttcacttggAGGAATAGTCTGCAGCGacatgaaaggattcacactggtgagaaaccctataaatgcctggaatgtggaaagagcttcactgatagTGGAAGTCTACATAACCACcaacgaactcacactggggagaaaccctataaatgcctggaatgtggaaagagcttcgctaAGCGTGAGGGTCTCCGGTCTCACCACagaacccacactggggagaaaccctataaatgtctggaaTGTGGTAAGAACTTCACCAAGAGTggaaatctacattcacatcaaaggactcacactgggtgGAAATCCTataagtgcctggagtgtggaaaatgtttcagTTGGGAGTGTTCTCTGCAGCGacatgaaaggattcacactggggagaaaccctataaatgcctggaatgtggaaagagcttcagtgagagtGGAAAGCTACATAACCACCatcgaactcacactggggagaaaccctataaatgtctggaatgtggaaagaacttcaccCAGAGTGgacatctacattcacatcaaaaaactcacactggggagaaaccctataaatgcctggagtgtggaaagagtttcagttgGGAGCATTCTCTGCAGTGA